From a single Rosa rugosa chromosome 7, drRosRugo1.1, whole genome shotgun sequence genomic region:
- the LOC133720205 gene encoding linoleate 13S-lipoxygenase 3-1, chloroplastic-like, which yields MASITGPTVVEVHDFNPLCSKPRALIIQKLPSPANLFSSTTKTRRVELQRKKKKKMATVAVVNLNATTNGALAHVDMVTSSLAHTAEKPAVTFELVALVTVKNIHQKVNINVDTMLHWFGDRRQDDYKGGVLLQLVSTQTAPKGVKPKLSQEAVLDWTKNPKMGDEKNSYQVKFVVDSTFGMPGAITVSNRYDEEFYLDSINIEGLVHFACNSWVQPDQKSKAAKRIFFSTKAYLPNETPAGLKELREMELIQLRGDGTGLRLQSDRIYDYDSYNDIGNPDKGIEYKRPTLGGNVHPHPRRCRTGRPPTKTDENMESPVSEFETIYVPRDEEFEQPKQEALNVGKLKGTVRNITHALSTITADRNVKGYSNINGLYTDSSSLQSKTQPGTQILNKVHEFLKFDPPKLNSREIYCLPDDQFGRQTIAGINPLSIERLEVFPPVSKLDTSIYGPQESALKEEHIIGQLNGMSIQQALEENKLFILDYHDIFLPFLNKINALDDRKAYATQTIFFLTSLGTLKPIAIELSLSDSASKQVLTPPIDATTSWLWQLGKAHVCSNDAGVHQLVHHWLRTHACVEPITIATHRQLSVMHPIYKLLKPHLRYTLKVNAMARKDLINAGGTVESNFTAAKYCMEFSCAAYRDWWRFDLEGLPADLIRRGIAVPDTSQVHGLKLLIQDYPYATDGLLIWSAIETLVQTYVNYYYPNASLVTSDTELQSWYNEFINLGHADLRDASWWPKLSTQEDLISILTTIIWLTSAQHAALNFGQYPYGGHVPTRPPHMRRLIPKNNDPEYASFIRDPQQYFISSLPSLFEATKYMAVIDIISAHSPDEEYIGERKDLSNWSADTEISEAFYGFSVEMRRIEKEIERRNGDSSLRNRCGAGVSPYELLMPSSEPGVTCRGVPNSITV from the exons ATGGCATCTATTACGGGCCCAACTGTGGTAGAAGTACATGATTTCAATCCCCTTTGTTCAAAACCAAGAGCCTTAATcatccaaaaacttccttctcCTGCCAATTTATTTTCTTCGACGACTAAGACAAGGAGAGTCGAGttacaaaggaagaagaagaagaagatggcaaCCGTAGCAGTAGTGAACCTTAATGCAACAACCAATGGTGCTCTTGCTCATGTGGACATGGTAACATCCTCTCTTGCTCATACCGCAGAGAAGCCTGCAGTGACTTTCGAACTCGTTGCCTTAGTCACTGTAAAGAATATTCACCAGAAGGTAAATATCAATGTCGACACAATGCTTCATTGGTTCGGCGACAGAAGACAAGATGATTACAAGGGTGGGGTTCTTCTACAGCTTGTTAGTACTCAAACTGCCCCAA AGGGAGTGAAGCCGAAACTAAGCCAGGAAGCTGTATTGGATTGGACAAAGAATCCGAAAATGGGTGATGAGAAGAACAGTTACCAAGTCAAGTTTGTGGTGGACTCAACATTTGGGATGCCAGGAGCCATTACAGTGAGTAACAGATATGATGAGGAGTTTTATTTGGATAGCATTAACATTGAAGGTCTTGTTCACTTTGCCTGCAACTCTTGGGTTCAACCAGATCAGAAGTCTAAAGCTGCAAAAAGAATCTTCTTCTCTACTAAG GCATACTTACCCAATGAGACACCAGCTGGGCTGAAAGAGCTAAGAGAAATGGAGCTGATTCAACTGAGGGGCGATGGGACTGGGCTTAGATTGCAATCTGATAGAATATACGACTACGACAGTTACAATGACATTGGAAATCCAGATAAGGGAATTGAGTACAAGAGACCTACCCTTGGAGGCAATGTTCACCCACACCCTAGACGCTGTCGAACTGGACGCCCTCCAACCAAGACAG ATGAGAATATGGAGTCACCGGTGAGCGAATTCGAGACAATCTATGTGCCTAGAGATGAAGAGTTTGAGCAGCCCAAACAAGAAGCTCTAAATGTCGGAAAGTTGAAAGGAACTGTCCGCAATATAACTCATGCACTTTCAACAATTACTGCAGATAGAAATGTCAAGGGGTATTCGAACATCAATGGTCTGTATACAGattcttcttctcttcaatCCAAGACCCAGCCGGGAACTCAAATTTTGAACAAAGTCCACGAATTCCTCAAATTTGACCCCCCAAAATTAAACTCAA gggagatataTTGTCTGCCAGATGACCAATTTGGGCGCCAAACCATTGCAGGCATAAACCCTTTAAGCATAGAAAGGCTCGAGGTTTTCCCACCTGTAAGCAAACTAGATACCTCCATTTATGGTCCTCAAGAATCAGCACTCAAGGAAGAGCATATAATAGGCCAACTAAATGGCATGTCCATACAACAG GCATTGGAAGAAAACAAACTGTTCATACTAGACTACCATGAcatttttcttccatttctcAACAAAATAAACGCTCTAGATGACCGGAAAGCTTATGCAACACAAACAATTTTTTTCCTGACATCATTAGGAACTTTGAAGCCCATTGCTATTGAGCTCAGTCTTTCAGATTCAGCATCCAAGCAGGTTCTCACTCCTCCAATTGATGCTACGACAAGTTGGCTTTGGCAGCTTGGCAAGGCTCATGTATGCTCCAATGATGCCGGTGTTCATCAACTCGTTCATCACTG GTTACGCACCCACGCCTGCGTAGAACCGATTACAATAGCAACTCATAGACAACTGAGTGTTATGCATCCTATCTACAAGCTTCTCAAACCTCACTTGCGCTACACCTTGAAGGTAAATGCTATGGCCCGTAAGGATCTCATCAACGCCGGAGGGACAGTCGAGTCCAATTTTACTGCTGCCAAATACTGCATGGAGTTCAGTTGTGCTGCTTATCGAGATTGGTGGCGCTTTGACCTTGAAGGTCTTCCTGCAGATCTCATTAGAAG AGGAATAGCTGTACCAGACACGAGTCAAGTGCATGGGCTAAAACTACTCATTCAAGACTACCCTTATGCAACAGATGGGCTCCTCATATGGTCAGCAATTGAGACATTGGTTCAAACCTATGTTAATTACTACTACCCTAATGCAAGTTTGGTCACTTCAGATACTGAACTCCAATCCTGGTACAATGAATTTATCAATTTGGGACATGCCGATCTTCGCGACGCTAGCTGGTGGCCAAAACTCTCTACGCAGGAGGATCTCATCTCCATTCTCACCACCATCATTTGGCTCACATCAGCGCAACACGCTGCTCTAAACTTCGGGCAATACCCTTATGGTGGCCATGTCCCAACCCGCCCACCACACATGAGGAGACTAATTCCAAAAAACAATGACCCGGAGTATGCTTCTTTCATTAGGGATCCTCAGCAGTACTTCATATCCTCATTGCCGAGTTTATTTGAAGCAACGAAGTACATGGCTGTAATTGATATAATCTCGGCACATTCACCGGATGAAGAGTACATTGGGGAGAGAAAAGACTTGTCAAACTGGTCAGCTGACACTGAGATTAGTGAGGCATTTTACGGATTTTCAGTGGAGATGAGGAGGATTGAGAAAGAGATTGAACGAAGAAACGGGGATTCAAGTCTCCGGAATAGATGTGGGGCTGGGGTTTCACCATACGAGCTTCTCATGCCGAGTTCAGAACCTGGGGTTACTTGCAGAGGTGTTCCAAATAGTATAACAGTTTGA